One Palaemon carinicauda isolate YSFRI2023 chromosome 5, ASM3689809v2, whole genome shotgun sequence DNA window includes the following coding sequences:
- the LOC137640557 gene encoding carbohydrate sulfotransferase 3-like: MIKMPKKLVKVIIALSIMALLLYNLDLNNGSDNPNDFIQLLSDKLPYSKLTSSSTDYTANFIGDGEFNGTNELGVMEKNKVPRNIILWTTWRSGSTYTGELLANALPNTFYSIEPLHWWRVKIYHENNAATFMARRFLRDLLRCSVSQSYRRQVRYLSKLRFYMRANAFLSNSCKKPNQCKSTTFVNGVCRQANIHVMKLLRLSLKWAWPLLEDDDLDLQIIYLARDPRAVLNSRSTETWCMHKTCRDPMTVCSLFKDDLQEAKKMMLKFPRKFKLIQYEKVSGDLLKSLENIMSFVGLKVSDRQLEIISRTKRNPNAPHTTRKDSKEQLNRWRLKADFNQVLMYQRECQKPISELGLRIFNSKMELLNLSLPLVL, from the exons ATGATAAAGATGCCAAAAAAATTGGTCAAAGTGATCATTGCCTTATCTATAATGGCACTTCTACTCTACAACCTGGACCTTAATAATGGGTCGGACAACCCTAACGACTTCATTCAGCTACTCAGTGATAAACTTCCATACAGCAAATTAACTTCATCATCAACTGACTACACAGCTAACTTTATTGGGGATGGTGAATTCAATGGTACAAATGAGCTTGGTGTAATGGAGAAGAATAAAGTTCCAAGAAACATTATTCTTTGGACAACATGGAGAAGTGGATCTACGTACACGGGCGAGCTATTGGCCAACGCGTTGCCCAACACATTTTACAG TATAGAGCCTCTGCACTGGTGGCGGGTCAAAATCTACCACGAGAACAACGCTGCAACCTTTATGGCCAGACGATTTCTACGAGACCTTCTACGCTGTAGCGTTAGCCAATCCTACCGGAGGCAAGTTCGATATCTGAGCAAACTACGTTTCTACATGAGGGCTAATGCCTTCCTTTCCAACAGCTGCAAGAAACCCAATCAATGCAAGTCGACGACTTTCGTCAATGGAGTCTGTCGACAAGCAAATATCCACGTAATGAAG CTTTTACGATTATCACTGAAGTGGGCGTGGCCTCTTCTAGAGGACGATGACCTTGACCTCCAGATTATCTACTTAGCTCGTGACCCTCGGGCGGTTCTAAA TTCCAGGTCTACAGAAACGTGGTGCATGCACAAAACCTGCAGAGATCCAATGACGGTTTGCTCGTTATTTAAAGATGATCTTCAGGAGGCCAAGAAAATGATGCTGAAGTTTCCAAGAAA ATTCAAGTTGATACAATACGAGAAGGTAAGCGGCGACCTGTTGAAAAGCCTGGAGAATATCATGTCCTTCGTCGGGCTCAAAGTGTCCGATCGGCAACTGGAGATCATCAGTAGGACGAAGAGGAATCCCAACGCCCCTCACACCACGAGGAAGGACTCCAAGGAACAGCTCAACAGATGGCGCCTAAAGGCAGACTTCAATCAGGTTTTGATGTACCAGAGGGAATGCCAGAAGCCTATCTCGGAATTAGGCCTTCGCATCTTCAATTCTAAAATGGAACTTTTGAACCTATCTTTGCCCTTGGTTCTCTGA